Proteins co-encoded in one Leptospiraceae bacterium genomic window:
- a CDS encoding IS3 family transposase: MVIKEVLKIRKLKAKTGTIKLKKEMDNKLSFKIGRDWLFSLMNEYGLAIKKKKRSIKTTNSRHKFPIYRNEIKDLPTNFPGFIIVSDITYIPTLEGNLYLSLLTERNTKKILGYNIGESLIVEESIKALEIALKMLPKTHHEIVYHHSDRGSQYCCYDYVNILKSQNIRISMTEDNHCYENAVAERVNGILKDEFLLDKFPSKELARKSIKQSIKIYNESRLHQTIDYLTPDEAYYKKWSTYFRN, encoded by the coding sequence ATAGTAATCAAAGAAGTGTTGAAAATACGCAAACTAAAAGCCAAAACAGGAACTATCAAATTAAAAAAGGAGATGGATAATAAACTCTCATTTAAGATAGGCAGGGATTGGCTCTTTTCGCTTATGAACGAATATGGATTAGCCATCAAAAAGAAAAAGCGATCAATAAAAACTACAAATTCCCGTCATAAATTTCCAATCTATAGAAATGAAATAAAAGATTTGCCTACCAATTTTCCGGGATTCATTATAGTTTCGGATATTACATATATACCTACACTTGAGGGTAATCTATATTTGTCGTTACTTACAGAAAGGAATACAAAGAAAATACTCGGTTACAACATTGGAGAAAGCCTGATCGTAGAAGAGTCAATTAAGGCACTTGAGATTGCACTCAAAATGCTACCTAAAACGCATCATGAAATAGTGTATCATCATTCCGATCGTGGTTCGCAGTATTGCTGCTATGATTACGTGAATATTCTTAAATCGCAAAATATTCGTATAAGCATGACAGAGGATAATCACTGTTATGAGAACGCCGTTGCTGAAAGGGTGAATGGAATTTTGAAGGATGAATTTCTATTAGATAAATTTCCTTCTAAGGAATTGGCTCGCAAGTCAATTAAACAAAGTATCAAAATATACAATGAATCAAGACTCCACCAAACAATTGATTACCTAACTCCAGATGAAGCTTACTATAAAAAATGGTCTACTTATTTTAGGAATTGA